DNA from Castor canadensis chromosome 3, mCasCan1.hap1v2, whole genome shotgun sequence:
CCCTGGTGGACTGGCTCATCTCCAACAGCTTCGCAGCCAGCCGTCTGGAGGCTGTGACCTTAGCCTCTGTGCTCATGGAGGAGAACTTCCTCAGGCCAGTCGGTGTACGGAGCATGGGAGCCATTCGCTCCGGGGATCTGGCTGAGCAGTTCCTGGATGACTCCACAGCCCTGTACACTTTTGTGAGTTAGGGAATGGGCTCTTCTTGCCACTAGGCCAGAGGGAAGGAAACAGCAAGAATGAAAGCTTGGGGATGGGGTAGGGTGAGGGGTGATTCCACAGCTTCATTCCAAGAGGGAAGGGTATCCTGTGTGTGTTAAGGAATTCCCTCTTCCCTTGCAGCCCCCATAACCTCTCCCCTTCCCATTAGGCTGAGAGctacaagaagaagaaaagtcccAAGGAAGAGATGAGTCTCAGTACTATGGAGTTAAGTGGCGCAGTGGTCAAACAAGGCTATCTGGCCAAGCAGGTATGGCTGCCCTTGAGCAAAGAGGATGGACAGTCGTTACACTCGGGAGAGGCAGAAAAGAGCctagagaggggcaggggctgagAAAGCTGGCGTGTACTCATTGCCAGCAGGATCCAAAGGAAGCAAGTCAAAGATGCACGTGCTCACTCACACCCATGTCCTAGACACCAGGGTTGCTCTGGAAAACATACCCACATGTAATTATCACATTAAAAAAGCGACTTCTCTGTAACTTCCCAGTTTCACATATTGTCATCTCCTTCTTCTATGTCAGGATTGACATCTGCTCTTATTTATCAGCTACATAGCTGCCTGTCTACCCTAAGGGTTCTTCTTCTTCTAGGCCTGATGGGATCCTTACCACGGGAAGAAATGAGGCCCCCAGAGCTGTTGGGAGAGGGGATGGGAGAGACTCTGAGTACTATAGACTAGAAACTAAGGAAGACGTGTGTTCTCGGATATGAGGGCAGagaagatctctctctctctcacaccacacacacacacacacacacacacacacacacacacacacacacacttagattTTTATCATACTGTAATTGGTCATTTCTTTTTCCCATGTAGAGATTTTATagtatatgtgtgcacacatgtcaCATGCACAAATACACATGCAGTTGTAGGTAGTTTGTTTTTGGACTAAGTTGACCCTTAAAAGTTTGGTGCCCTTGGGTTCAGGTTGGCCTTTCAGCTCCCAGTCCAGCTGACACCTGCTCCCTCCctggattaaacccagggccctCCCTGCACATATCAGGCAAACGCTCTATACCTCGCCCAGCCCCTCCCTGTCCTTTATGCCCAGTGTAGCAGTGAGGGTGGTGAGGCCCGTTTCCTTCAGTGCTAACTCTTCTTAGCTCTGTCAACTAAATGTGAAGGGTATTTTTGCTAATGTGTCACTGAGCAGAGGATCATGTCAGGGGAAGTCCATGACCTGCCATGGAAGTCTTGGGTTTTCTCTAGACTGTCTTTAGAATGTAGTCCCATTGGAGCAGGCTGGCTTGTTGGGGGGTTGGCAATAGGTAGATTCATGGAAACTGGGAGGGGATATAGAGCTGTCACTAATGAACCTTTGATCCTTTCTTTGCCGAAGGGACACAAAAGGAAAAACTGGAAGGTACGTCGCTTTGTTCTAAGGAAGGACCCGGCTTTCCTGCATTACTATGACCCTTCCAAAGTGAGTAGTATACACTACCCTGGTTGGAGGGAGACTGAGGGGGAGGCTGTGCTGCTCCCAGACACCTTCCAACAAAGCAGCGAGCTGCCATGCTGCCTTCCTGTTTCACGTCCCTTTCCTCCTGCAGACCAAGCTCCTTTTTGTCACAGGGTTGTCTGCTCAGTGAGTGGATTCTTTTGTGCCCAGCCCCATTTCCTGTGGGCAAGGATCTTCATTATTTTGAGAGGAAAAGCATCTTTCCCCAAAACCTCTTTGTGGGtaaagagggggaggagggctgATGAGACTCCTAAGCGGCCCTTCCCAGCCTCTTCTCTTTTCAAATGATCccaagaagccaggcaccagtggctcacacctgtaatcacactagctacttgggagactgagatagggaagGTCGtgttttgaggctagcctgaacaaatagttctcaaaataattagagcaaaatggactggaggcatggctcaagtggtagaatgcctgctctgtgagtgcaaagccctgagttcaaactccagtaacaccaaaaacaaaacaaaacaaaaaaaactgcatGAAATTTGCCTTTCTCAACTCTTACTCTATTTGTAAAGTTCCTTTTTAtcacatatttatattatatactaATAGTTAAgatataatttacttatttttaaaattgaaccaagaattGATGTTCTGAGTTTCAGATAAGTACTACCTCATGCTGAGTTACCCTAATTCCaatcaaaagagaagaaaactggaCTTTCAGTTGGGGTATTCAGCTTTGTGTTGATACATGTATGATTTTCATTAATGTTTGAAATAGTGAAGAGTAGGCAGTTCCTTTCTTACTGAGTTTTCAGTCAGGAACTCCTACCAGGAGGGCCAAAGCCCAGGGAGGGGCATGGCGGAGAGCTGCCTGAGGGACTCCAGCCACTTGGGCCTCCATAAAGCACCCATTTATCTTTCCCATGGTCATGGTGGCCTGGCCATAGAATAGAGACCAGTCTCCTTCATGGCTACCTCAAACCCTTTTTGAAGCAAGGAGtataacaaatgaataaacattttaGTTTTGCATTGCATTCTCACTCCAGCCCAAGCTGCTTTGTGACCTTGATGAGTCCAAGGCCTCAGCCCAGGCACTATCTGAAAGACATTTTGTTGTTAATTTGGTTCCTGGCTTTACCCTCACCCCTCCTCCTGTTGGGGCTCAATGTCTACCCCTGTGCCAAGGGCTTACTTCAGAGGGCCAATTCAAGTCTCCTCCCTGGCCCCTCCAGGGGTGGAGCTCTTCTTCCCTTGGCATCTCAGTGTCAACATCTCTAGCATTGTTATTTAGCCACTTTGTTTTTGCTCTACCTCTTGCTGGGACCACTACTCAGTAGATTACTAATTGAAGGGACCAAAGGGCCCATGAAACAGCTTCGTTTAATGCAAAGTTTCATGCTGCGTACATACTAGAATCTTGTATAATGGTGTCCAGTGTGTAGGAATATCTATCAGTTTTGTAGAAATGGTAACTATAAATACATGTTGATTTTTTGATTAGGTGGTAAGATGCACACAAGGGTTAAGGAAGCCAGTGCATGTTTCTCTTGGTAGAATGTTGGATCTGAGGCTGTTTGAGACAGCTCCAAGAATCAAGAGCAGATTGATATTCAGCTCCACCATGCCTGGTAACAGCAAGGTTGGTGGCACTGCTACTGAAACAAAGAGGCCCAAACTTCTTCCTGGTACACATGATGCCCAGGTTCAGCTTCATCTTCTATTACAAATGACTTGAAATGACTTCTTCAACAAGTCTGGCTGAGGACGGTCATAGGAGTGTGCCTCTTCCCTTTGTGCTTTCACGAAATTGCTAATTATGTCTCCTTTACTCTCCAGGAAGAGAACAGGCCAGTGGGTGGGTTTTCTCTTCGTGGTTCACTCGTGTCAGCTCTGGAGGATAATGGTGTTCCCACTGGTAAGGCACAATTTCGACACTGGCCTGAAGGGCTTGAGGGCCTCCCTTCTGCATCTCAATAATGCCCACACGAAGCAAGCTTTGGTTGCCAAGTAGGGCTTTTCTCAGTGAGATAATGAATGATGTAAGTTTTGAAGCCAGTTTCAGAAATAGAGGGAAGGGCACATTGGGTGTTGATAGTGTTTTAAGAATATGActgaaccaggcactggtggttcacacttgtaatcctggctacctgggaggctgagatcaggaggttcattggttgaagctagctcaggcaaaagtttgtgagacctgatctccaaaataaccagagcaaaatggactggaggtgtggctcgagcagtagagtgcttgctttgcaagcacaaagccctgagttcaaatcccagtcccaccgaaaaaccaaaacaaacccaaaTCAAAATCAAACCTCCAAAACCCAATACAACTCTCCCCAAAAGAATACAACTAAGTAAACCTTATCTTTAATGGTCCCCTTCAGTTTCTATGCAGATGGCCTACAAGCTTCCACCTGAGGGTAACCACTCAGGCTTACATGGTGCTGTAGCATTAATAACATGTTCTCATGTTATCACTAATTTTGTAATAGCCAGCCATGGTAGAGAAAGGTAGTATTATTCCCATCTACAAATGTGGAAATTGGGGCTCAAACACCAAACTTTGTGCCTGCATTTGACATAAACATACTGGATTCTTTGATGTGACTAAAATTGTAAAGTCTAGGAGCTAGCACAGGGGCAAGCAAGAGGGCTTTCAGCAATGTCCAGACTAACTAGTGACAGGCCTTAagggagggcagggaggaaagggggaagTCATGCATCAGGTGGGATCCCCTAACCACTTACATCTGTATGTAAGAAATACTTCATTAGATGTTTTTGTCCAGGTCTCAGCTGCCTTTCAGCTGCTTTAAGCTGAAAGTAGACAAGGATATTcaaccagattttttttccttctgcctagGGGTAAAAGGGAATGTCCAGGGAAATCTCTTTAAAGTGATTACCAAGGATGACACCCATTATTATATCCAGGCCAGCAGCAAGGCTGAACGAGCAGAGTGGATTGAAGCTATCAAAAAGCTAACATGACAAGAATCTGAGAAAGCAGGACCAGGATTCCTTTCTTCTACCAGTCAGGCAGTGGATGTGGCTCTGTGATAGACTGCCTGTCAGGCCTTTGTctctgggttcgattcccagcaaCATAGAAGACTGTAACGTTGTATATTTTGCACTGTTTGGAGTGAAACTGCTGAAGACTTAAGTTCCTTGGATCACAAACAGAAGTGGTGCTATTTCCTTCCCCATCTCCCTGTTACCACTTGGAAAGCTGGAACAGCCATTGGGTGTCAGCATCGACTCTTGCCCACCAGGACAGCTGTGTATTTAGGCACTAAAGCAGTACCCCTTTGTTGGAACACTAACACTGGCCACACTGCATATGAAATAAAACTCTAGCCTCAAGGCAGCTGTCTCTTAAATGATCTCAACTCCTATCTCCTATGGAATTAATAAAAATCAACATTTGTTTCTGGCAGTTATAACTCTTGTAGTTTTGTGCTTTCCAAAGATTTCCTACTTCTAAGGCTTATGTATTAAGTAAGTTCATTATGGAACTATTTCAAGTGATCTGTTACCAAGGCACACTTTAAaagtggggctgggagtgtggctaaagtggtagagcacttgcaaagCTCCAGttagagttcaaactccaatagcatcacccaaaaaaaaaaaaaaaaaaaaaggctgttggCAAAACTAAACATTCAGATACTGTTTTGCTTTGTAAAATAAGCCTGATTAAGTATTATACTTTGTAGAAAGAAGTCACGGACTTACTTGGAGAAACTTGttatacatacaaaaataaaaaagtacaattgccaggcactggtggctcatggctataatcctagctactcaggaggcagagatcaggaggactgcggttcgaaatcagcccaggcaaatagttcatgagaccctatctcgaaaaacccatcacaggactggtggagtggcttgacgtgtaggccctgagtttaggccccagtactgcaaaataaataaatagtaaaattacAGCTTTCCCAAGAAAAATGGGCATTTAGAAAGAGATGTAGAGCAAGAGCTCTCTGAAGGACAAATGTAAACCGGAGGAGTTAAACCAAGGCATGAATTTCTAGGTTTAAAATGAACATTAACTGAAAGAAATAGGCACCAAGGAAACTCCCAAATTGTGAGGTTAACCTAAAGTAGTGAAAAGTCTGTATCATACAGTATTTtcgaaaaacatttttattattttccaggtTATACAGTGATCTGGCACAAGCTATTGCCAGCATTCTTGCCAAGTACAAGTGCTTGGACtttaatgaaaagacaaaatacaTCACTTACATTTACGGGGAGTGGATCAGTCCACAGTGCTTAAGTAGAAATTTGTTCTCTTAGATGATGTTGACTAGAATACCTGACCCCGAACCTTCAGGAATTCCAAGCTAATGTCTTTTCCTCTATTCCTTATGTTGTAAAGAGCTTGCCTTTTAAAAACACCACTTTCCATTTGGTGCTTTGGCAAGGCCTAATGCCCCttgaattttattgctttttgaaTATTGACAGGTGCTTATCTGAATTAAACTACATTTGGTTTGATAGTGTCCTGCCTCCAAAGTGGCACAGCTGTGCCTCACTATATACGCATCAGGATTTCCAAGGGTTGGAAAGTACACAAATTAGTCAAGTTGGCAAGGTACTAGTACCTAaacttaaaaaaacccaaaaaaccccacCTAACCATTTTAATTGCTGTTAGTGTAAAAGTAGCTAGGTAATGAATGGCTGGACTGACAGCTGAGTAGTAACTTCTGCTTAGCATGACAGGGATTAGCATATCTCTGTAGTTCCCATTAAGTGCTTAAACATTACTCACATAAGAACTGGcctgttttgaaataaaaatggctCGAGTGTTCACATTTTCTTCTAgtcattctttcttcattcattatTTTCAGTTCATTTATGCATGAGACCCAAACTACTGCCAATTTTATCTTATGAGTTTATAATCACTTAAAGGCAGAGGAGAGGGGATATGGAATTGTGACTATTAATGAAAAGGCTTTGGTGCAAGAATGAGTTTTGGATAAGCTGCTCAATTGTCAATTCTGTTCAAGTCATTCAGAGCTAGGTTTACTTATGCTTTAAACTTAGTTTTCTTCATATTAGTGAAGCATGGTCCTCTAGGCTAGGACCACCAATTTACAAAACTGTTGTGGAACTGAGCAAAAAGCTGATCTGGGACTAAAAATCACCCATGAGATGATAGACCACCAATATTTTTAGACAGTTATGGCTTTTAAGGTACAAAATTTTTCAGTAAACCAAAGGAAAAGATTAAATTCCCAGAGACTCAAGCATgcaaggtaagcactctaccactgagctaagtcCCCAACCCTTTtcattttcaagacaggatctcactaagtcgtctaggctggcctcgaacttgtgattctcctaccttaacctcctgagtagacgggattacagatgtgaaccactaagTTCAGCTTTGATAATATCTGGATGCTGCAAGTTTTATAAACTTGTTTTTGATGTCTCAAAGACAGAAGTGAAAATTATGTCCCAATCTTGAGTATATCAAATAATCTAAATATTCCCAATGTAGCATGCTGGGTGACAATCATGGCTCCCTTTTAGAAACAGACCATCTGAAGTTAGACctttggatttaaaaaataaaaacctttacaATGGCACAAACTATCTCCTCAACACACTCTTCTATTTTCTAGTTCCTTTAATTTGTTGCCCAGGCTCACCTTGGAATTCTGGGCTAAGTGATCTTGCCTCAGATCCCAAGAAGTTGGACCTACAAGTCCCaggccactgcacctggctgctGCACCTTTAACATCAAGCTAATTCTAGTTCTGAACTGAGTAAGGCGGGTTAAATTtaatattctatatattttaatagCTAAGCctacagataaaaataaataacttgtaCCTCAAGTATCCTAAAAGATTAAATCTATGAAGACAAGCATGCCAAAATAATTCAAGAGTTTCTACACCTACCTACTGTAGCTGGAACTTCAGTGTGTAATCTGTGAAAATTGTGCACATACACTTTTAAAATAACTAGTTCTTCAAgataaaaataatggaaacattaaaaaaaaaaaaacaaaaaacctgcttCAACTGTGCTCAAGCAGATCCCTGTTCTATATAAAGAGAAGATCTAGCAGATAAAGGGAAAAAGTCCCCCAAAAGTTGGATGACTCAAAATAACGAAATCAAAGCAgcatcttcttttaaaaaaacactttacCCACCTTGAACTATAAATTCAAAGCAAGTTTAGCATACCAAGGACCCAGTGTGATCAATTCTCTCATACCACAAGTTGTTACAGGCCTCAACTAGGTATAGGCACATAATATAATTCTTTTAATTGCAATTAAGGCTTTTCCCCAGTAACGGTCAATTTCACTGGGTTAAAGTAAAATTACATTCTCTAAATTCTCCATTTGAAAGGGTCTGTTGTACAGATCCCTTGCTCACTTGCCCTTATATTTCTACATCTAGACTACAAAGGTAATTCAATTAGGGTCCTAGCATACAGAAGGCTTTTGCACTGGTGACAAGAAGGAAGAAGTCTATAGTTAAATATCCCAGAAATTTATTTGATGTTTGCTTGAATACATTTTATATGGAAGATTAGGACTGCTATTGTTTGGGTTGGGTGTTGCTGGTAAATCTCAAAGAGTGCCAATTGGGACACATCAGAAATGGAAAGCACAAATCCAATTTTAGGACTGTTCTTAAAGATTTGCTCTAGTAAAATCAAGCCACTCCCTTAAAAAAATGCTCAGTGTTTTGGAGTCATTGTGTGAAAGCAGCTGACATTTAGGAGGGCATTTCATGTTCTGGTCTGTTGGAACatttaaatacttagaaataaaaaataatcggCTTTGAAGTTTTCAATACTGGAAAACTTTCAAGTCTAAGGTTTACAGCCAGGAAGGGCTGCTTCGTGTTCCTTAAATTGGACTGTTTCCCACAAAGTTAATCTTCAGCTTTGGCCTCCATTTCTTCTGCATCATCATCTCCATCCACTTCTGCATTTTCTCTCTCAAGCCTTTCCAGCTGCCTCGCAAGTTCAGTCTCATCTGTATCTGTGACCACTTTGGGCTGTGGAAGTAGAGGTATAATTTCAATGTGAAGTTGTTAAGTAGAATAcagattcattttcattttgtattactacctagtattttaattttaactcttaAAGAAATACTTTCTAACTGTCATACCTGATCACCTTTGAGTACTGACTTATCACTAATAAATTCTATTAACTAATAAATAGAATATGTGAAATAATCACAGTGAATATATCTTTCAAGGCCACAACTACCTGCAAAAACATGCACCTTCTGGGCTCAAAATAAATCACTTGCTATTccttttcagaaaaggaaattgtTATATACACAGAGATACATATAGAAATTAAGTTTTGTTCTTCTTGAGATGAGGGAAAGACAggagattagttttttttttttttcccttgtttttttgagacagtatctcactatgtaccctaggctggcctcaaacttgcaattttcctacctcagcctcctgagtgctggcattactaGAGTATAACACAATGGCTggcaaatttatcatttttattgtctatttttctccctGAGGTAAAAATAACTTAATGCCACCAGGGACTGTAGGCTAGAATAGCCAACATCCAGTGTTGATAGCTTTCCCCTTTTAGGAATCCTCTGATTATTTTATACTTAGTTCATTTGTAATCCTAAATGTATCTGATATGTTAAAAGGCAGTGATCAGGTATGTTAGAGCACAAATGATTTGTTTCTTAAAAACTTTaagaacaaagtaaaaataaaggcaCTAATCTTACCTCCATTTGAACATTGAACACTCCCCTCTTTTCCTCAATCTTTTCTTTGATAACAGCCATAGCCTGATTGAGGACAGAGAGGCCTTCTGTTCTCTCCAGGGTTGTCGTAGTCATCACATACCTTGGAGGAGCTATTAGATTtatctaaaagagaaaaattcaattATAACTGTATCTATAGAACACAACGACTAGGTTGTTATTAAACTGCTGTATTAACAAATCACCCCAAAACTCATTTTCCAATTCTTTAGGTTGGCAATTTGGGACCAGGTTTTTTTGTACATAGTAAAATCTAATTGATGTAATGATCTAATCCAGTACTACAGCCTATTGCAATACTGAATTAGAAGAATTACAATCTTTAGAGTGTCTTTAGTGGCTAAACTAACTACAGCTGTCACTAGCATAATGGATCATTATCTCTAGACTAATggaagaaattctttcaagagattctgAGTAATATTCATCCAGTTTATTTTATTGCTAATGAAAGATGCAGCTCTAACCCATAAAAGTTGTGTGTGGGCAGTTGTGAGAGTATGTTACCCATCTCAAGGTAActataagcatttttttttctttaatgaaaaggAGGTTTAGTACTGCTGACCCACTCACTTTAGGAATCCCCATCTACTGTGATATAGCAGTAGCAACAAGAAACCCACTAGATAGTTACAAACATCCTCCAGAAATATCACGAAGAACCACAGCTCAATTCTAATAGCAAAAACCACTTTTGTTATGAAATAggatgtatatacattttttttttggtactgggccttgaacatAGGTGAACACTCTACAACTGTGCTATACTCACAACCCAGtatgatttaggaaaaaaaaaaaaagaagggttggtggaatggttcaagtgatagagtgcctgcagaGCAAGTTAAgaggccccaagtttaaacctcaattaccaccaccaccaccaaaaaaaaaaagaaaggctaggAGGGTAGCCCTGTGGCTCTGGCTTCAATTCctagcacaaaagaaaaaaacatcaaaacaagTGATGACTTGTTTAGGGGGTTACTTCAGCAGGGCTGGAGAAAACTGATGACTCACCTTGATGGGCATGGTTTCTGTAGAACAGTTCAAACCTGCTCTCAGGGCTTCTTTGACAGCATCGATGCCTTCATAACCATAGCAAGCCACTTCAATATCTAAAACAGAAGAGTTCAAAGGCTGACaccaagaaatataaaaatacttaaaggatTAAAAGAACCAGAGTGATTGCAGATGTAGCATTCAAATACTCAGGAAAGTGCTCATTGACCTATCAATTAGAAATGAATCCCAGCTATTCATTttcacaattaaattttttttatatgtgattgtaaacagtattttattttttggtgctggggactgaacctcgGGCTTTATGAGTGccttatcactgagctatacctccagcccctagCATGTTTTTTGTATAGTATATGTAGAGGAAAAATGCCTGAAAGAAAATACCGCAAGCTAAAACAAGTGCTTAATCCAGGGGCATGGAAGGAGATCAATGTCTTgttgaaatatattaaaacatgcagttaaaaataaataagtttatttattttgggaggACTAAGGTTTAaaatcaaggcctcacacttgcaagacaacaacctttttttgtgttgactgTTTTCGAGAGGGCCTTACAAACTATTTGGCACAGCTGGCCTCGAAACtcaatccttcttatctctgcctcctgagcagataggattacagaaatgagcctaCAGGTGTGAGGGCTAACTTAAGGTTAGTTGAAGTCATATGACTATTTTCATTTGTGTCAATATATACATCTTATGAGGCCTCTGTAGAAGAATAATTCCTTGGCTGAAGGTGTAGCTttgtggtatagtgcttgcccagcatatgtgaggccctggttcaataccaagaaccaaccaaccaacaacaaaccaaaagcaaCCCCTGAAATGTTTCTTGCtatgaaatacaaatatttagaaaaatttacAGTTGTTGATGCAGCAACATATGTTTTGGAAAGTCTCATCATTTAACAGCTTTTTTGGAACatgcaaattatttaaaaaatcatttaaaaagtcatttaccTGCTCGAATTTTGACAGCCTGTGGAGTCAAACGCCTATTAATATTGCTAATGAGTACTTCCCGTTCTTTTTCATTCAAATCTAAACTATCCAAAATAGATGGGTCTctaatttaataaaaacaaaacaaacacaaaaggtcAGGGTTATATTACTGATAATTGAAAATACATACACTACACCACAGAATAATGCATGTA
Protein-coding regions in this window:
- the Plek2 gene encoding pleckstrin-2 isoform X3 produces the protein MEDGVLKEGFLVKRGHIVHSWKARWFILRQNTLLYYKLEGGRRGTPPKGRILLDGCTITCPCLEYENRPLLIKLKTQTSTEYFLEACSREERDAWAFEITGAIHAGQPGKVQQLHILKNSFKLPPHISLHLIVDKMHDSSSGIRPSPNMEQGSTYKKTFLGSSLVDWLISNSFAASRLEAVTLASVLMEENFLRPVGVRSMGAIRSGDLAEQFLDDSTALYTFAESYKKKKSPKEEMSLSTMELSGAVVKQGYLAKQGHKRKNWKVRRFVLRKDPAFLHYYDPSKEENRPVGGFSLRGSLVSALEDNGVPTGVKGNVQGNLFKVITKDDTHYYIQASSKAERAEWIEAIKKLT
- the Plek2 gene encoding pleckstrin-2 isoform X2; protein product: MEDGVLKEGFLVKRLLIKLKTQTSTEYFLEACSREERDAWAFEITGAIHAGQPGKVQQLHILKNSFKLPPHISLHLIVDKMHDSSSGIRPSPNMEQGSTYKKTFLGSSLVDWLISNSFAASRLEAVTLASVLMEENFLRPVGVRSMGAIRSGDLAEQFLDDSTALYTFAESYKKKKSPKEEMSLSTMELSGAVVKQGYLAKQGHKRKNWKVRRFVLRKDPAFLHYYDPSKEENRPVGGFSLRGSLVSALEDNGVPTGVKGNVQGNLFKVITKDDTHYYIQASSKAERAEWIEAIKKLT
- the Eif2s1 gene encoding eukaryotic translation initiation factor 2 subunit 1 — its product is MPGLSCRFYQHKFPEVEDVVMVNVRSIAEMGAYVSLLEYNNIEGMILLSELSRRRIRSINKLIRIGRNECVVVIRVDKEKGYIDLSKRRVSPEEAIKCEDKFTKSKTVYSILRHVAEVLEYTKDEQLESLFQRTAWVFDDKYKRPGYGAYDAFKHAVSDPSILDSLDLNEKEREVLISNINRRLTPQAVKIRADIEVACYGYEGIDAVKEALRAGLNCSTETMPIKINLIAPPRYVMTTTTLERTEGLSVLNQAMAVIKEKIEEKRGVFNVQMEPKVVTDTDETELARQLERLERENAEVDGDDDAEEMEAKAED